AGCCGTTTTGTCTAAAAGGTTCTGAGATGGAAACCTTAATTAAAATTGCTCAAGAAAAGCAACTGAAAATATTTTTTTCCACTCCTAATAGGTTTTCTCCTGCTTTGGCGTGGTTGAAAAAGATTCAGTCCGAAAATATTCTAGGACAACCGTACCTTGTTCAAGTCAATTGCTTTTGGAATAGAGACCAAAGATACTACACGCCACAATCGTGGAAGGGTAGAAAAGAGTTAGATGGAGGAACTTTATATACTCAGTTTTTTCATTTTTTAGACTTAATACTTTTTACCTTCGGAAAGGCAGAACTACTATCAAGCTATATGGATACTTTTAGACATTGCTCTCTGGTGGAGATAGAAGATACAGGGGTACTCACTCTAAAGTTAGCAACGGGAGGTTTAGTTAATCTTAATTTCACTACGGCAGTTTGGGATAAAAATATGGAAACCTCTATGAGTATTATCGCTGAAAATGGGAGTGTTAAAATTTCTGGGCAGTACTTTGATGAAGTAAGTATTTGTAATCTTAAAAACTATAAATTTAGTTTAAATGAGATTGTTGATAATGAGTGCTCTAATTTGCAATTAAATTTAAAATGTGCATTAAAAAAACTTTCCGATACAGAATGTGATTTGGAAGAAATGCTTTATCATCAGAATTTAATTTCTTTGGTGGAGGATATATATAGAAACTCAAAATAAAAAACTTCTTATCTTTGTGATATGACTATAAAGGAAAAACAACAAGAATTGATAGAAGAGTTAGCTTTCTTAGATGATTGGGAGCAAAAATACGAGTATATTATAGATTTAGGCAAAGAGCTTAAAGGGCTTTCCGAAGATAAAAAGCAGGAAGAAAATTTGATAAAAGGTTGTCAGTCCAAAGTATGGTTAGATGCGTCTTTCAGAGATGGAAAGGTATCTTTTGAGGCGGACTCAGATGGTATTTTGCCTAAAGGGATTATAGCAATGTTACTTTCTGTGTATAATGAACACTCTCCTCAAGAAATTCTAGATTCCGATTTTGAATTTATTTCAGAGATAGGACTTCAGGAGTTTCTGTCTCCTTCTCGTGCCAATGGTCTAGCCTCAATGATAAAACAAATTAAATTCTATGCTTTGGCATTCCAAGCCAAGGTCTAATAAAAAGAGATGACGATACTAGCTTACCGTTTTTCTGCCTTTGGAGATGTGGCGATGATAGTGCCTGTGCTTAGAGAATTTTTAGAGCAAAATCCTCAGGTAGAGGTAATTATGGTCTCTCGTAAAAACTTCGCTGATTTATTTAACGGAATAGAGAGGCTTAAATTTCACGGAGCAAATTTAGAAGAATATAAAGGTTTTTGGGGGTTAAAGAAGCTTCACAGAGAGCTGTTGAGTATTTACAAAATAGATGTAGTTGCTGATTTGCACGATGTTATTAGGTCTAAAATCTTGAACCGATTTTTTAGACTAAAAGGAACTCCTGTATTCAAGATAGATAAAGGTAAGGAGCAAAAGAAAAAACTTACAGATGTTTGGAATTTAGATAAACGACAACTCAAATTAACCACAGAACGCTATGCAGATGTTTTTAGAGCTATAGGATTTGAGGTTAAATTATCTCATCAGTATCAAGTTCAAGTGGTTGATAAAAGAGGTGTTGGTTTTGCACCGTTTGCACAGCATCAAGGGAAAATGCTTCCGTTAGAAAAATCTTTTGAGCTAGCAAAGATGATAGCAAAACAAAAGCCACTTTTCTTATTCGGAGGAGGAGCAAAGGAAGTGGAAATTTTGAGCCAATGGGAAAAAGAAATCCCAAATACAAAAAGCGTTGCAGGACAACTTTCATTAAAGGAAGAATTAGAGAAAATTGCAGGGTTAGAAGTGATGATTTCCATGGATTCTGCTAATATGCACTTAGCAAGTTTGGTGGGGACTCGTTGCATTTCGGTGTGGGCGGCTACACATCCTTTTGCAGGCTTTTTAGGGTATGGTCAAAAGGAAGAAGATGTTGTTCAAGTGAAAGACCTTACTTGTCGACCTTGTTCGATTTTTGGAGATAAAGCCTGTTATAGAGGCGATTGGGCTTGTTTGGAAGAAATAGATGTACAAAAAATTATAGATAAAATTTAATGATATCTATCTGTATCCCTATCTACAATACCGAAGTTACCACGTTAGTAACCGCTTTGAAATCCGAAATAAAAGAGAACTATCTAAATGCAGAAATCGTTTTAATAGACGATGCTTCTGATGAGCGTTACAGAGAGCTAAATAAACCTCTGGAAACTGTTGTGGATACAATGGTTTGGCTTCCTAAAAATATGGGAAGAGCTAGAATAAGAAATTTGTTTTTGAAGTATGCTAAAGGGAAGTATTTGTTATTTTTAGATGGCGATGGCAAGGTCGTATCTAATCAATTCATTCGGAATTATCAAAAATTCATTGCTGAAAAAAAAGATGCAAAAGTAGTCTATGGAGGAAGGTGTATTCAAAAAGAAGAACCTTCAGTAGAGAGATATTTGAGGTGGAAATTCGCTAATGAAAGGGAGAACTTGCCTTTATTTCAACGAGAAAAAAATAGATATTTGTCTTTTCAGACCAATAATTTCCTTATAGAAATAGATACTTTTTCACAATGTTTGTTTGATGAACAACTTACAGGCTATGGCTATGAAGATTTAGTTTTTGCGAAAGATTTAAAGGATAAAGGCGTAGATGTTTTCCATATAGATAATCCTATCTTAAATATTGATTTAGAAACTAATGATGTTTATCTAAAAAAAGTGGAAGACTCTATAAACAACCTTTGTCTTTTGTTGAAAAAATCTCCTAAAAAAGTAGAAGATATTAAACTTATCAAAGCGTATCATGTGGTAAAGAAACTAAAATTAAACTCCATTTTATCAAGACTTTTTTCATCTCTTGGAAAAGAGTTTCTCCGAGAAAAATTGCTTAACGGAAAGGCTAGTCTCAGGTACTTAGATGTGTATAAATTGGGATTATTATTAGAAAAAATAAATCCCTCCGTTTAAGAAGGGATTATTTATGAAGTTTAGGAATTTAGTATTTCTTTCAGATGTTCCAAATGTTCGTAAGCGGTAAGGTCAAATTTCACAGGAACTACAGAAATATAACCTTCGGCTAGAGCGTTTTCATCGGCATCCTTGTTGGTATCCATATTATTAAAATAACCAGTAAGCCAATAATATTTTTTACCGTGAGGGTTTACTCTTTCATCAAAACTTTCTTCCCATTTTGCGTGGGCTTGTTTACAAACTTTAATACCTTTTATATCCTCCTTTTTCAGATTGGGTATGTTTACATTCAGCACCATACCTTTAGGCATAGGGTTTTCTAAGGATTTTCTAACGATGGTTTGGATAAATTCTTTGGCTTGAGAAAAATCTGCTTCCCAACTGAAATCTAAAAGTGAAAACCCAATAGCAGGAAGTCCCTCCACACCAGCCTCTACAGCAGCAGACATAGTCCCTGAATATATTACATTGATGGAAGAATTAGCTCCGTGATTGATGCCCGAAACTACAATATCAGGTTTGCGGGTAAGGATCTTATCCAATGCGAATTTTACGCAGTCCACAGGAGTACCGCTAAGAGCATAGTCTTTCTGTGGTCCTTCCATGGAAATTTCTTCGTAGGTAAGGGTAGAGTTGATGGTGATGGCGTGTCCTTTTCCAGATTGAGGAGAGTTAGGTGCTACCACAACTACATCTCCAATTTCGTTCATAAACGAAACGAGGTTGCGTATGCCAGGAGCGGTAATTCCATCGTCATTGGTAACCAATATAAGAGGCTTTTTCATAATTTGTAACAAATTTTCACAAAAATAACCAAAAAAAATAGAGCAATGAAAAATAAGTATTAAATTTGGCATTCCTATTGCGTTTCAGTAGCGGAAAAAAGGGTTGTTTTAATTATTAAAATAAAGTATAGTTTTATGTTTAAAAAAATAAAAATTAATACACTATTATTATTTGTTCCACTTACCACTTTAATATTTTGCTTTAACTCACCTAAGAATGATGATGAGAAAATGCAGACTATTATGATGAGTGTTCGTAATACACTGTCTTACCTACATTATAGCCCAAAGCCTATCAATGATGCGTATTCGCAAGATGTTTACAATAAATATTTTGAAAAGATAGACCCATTTAAGCGTTACTTCCTGAAGTCTGATATGCAGGAGTTTGAAAAACATAAAACCAAATTAGACGACTATCTTAACCAAGGAGATTTAACTTTTTATAAACTTACTACCGACCGTCTTTACCAGCGTATGGAGGAGCTAGATGGCATTACTCAAGAAATTTTTAGTAAGCCTATTGATTTGAACGAAGATGAGGTATTGGTTTTAGAACCAAAAGATAAAGAGTCTCCAGTTGATAAGGCAGATTTAACCAAGGAGTGGAAGAGGTATATTAAATACAATATTCTACAAGAAATGGAAGTGATGAGCAATAGAGAGGAGCGAAGAAAAAAACTCAAAGACTCTCTTATTGCTAATAAACTGAAGGATACTGTAACACTAAAAATTCTTTCTCCAGAAGAGAAAAAAATAAAAGCGACTGAGGAGATTAAAGACTTGATGTCTAATATGTTCAAGAGATTCCAAAAGAGAAAAAAAATGGATTGGTTCTCTGTTTATATGAATGCTTACACAGAAGTTTTTGACCCGCATACTAACTACTATTCTCCTAAGGATAAAGAAGATTTTGATATGCAGTTTAAAGGTTCATTTATAGGGATAGGGGCGGTGATACAAGAGAAAAAAGGAGGTATATTCCTTGGTGCTCTTACCGTAGGAGCTCCTGCTTGGAAGTCTAAACAACTCACCGAAGGCGATAAACTCATTAAAGTAAAACCTTCTCCTAAAGAGGAAGCTATTAGTGTCAATGGTATGTTGGTGGACGAGGTAGTAAGATACATAAGAGGTAAAAAAGACACACCTGTTACGCTTACTGTAATAAAGAAAGACGGAACGATAAAAGATGTTACCCTTATTAGAGATGAGGTACAGATAGAGGACACATTTGCTAGAAGTTTAGTTATCAATACAGCTAAAGGCGAGAAAATAGGTTATATTTATTTACCGAGCTTTAATGCCGATTTTGGAGATGCTAAGGGCAGAAATGCATCTGATGATGTAAAAGCCGAAATAACAAAACTCAAGAAAGAAGGGGTGGCTCGTCTTATTTTGGATTTGAGAAATAATGGAGGAGGCTCACTTTCTGAAGTGGTAGATATGATGGGATTGTTTATGAACAATGGTCCTGTAGTACAAATAAAAGATGGAAATGGTAAGACGGAAGTCTATAAAAATAAAACAAACGCTCCTGTATGGGACGGACCTTTGTTAATTATGCAAAACGAGTTGTCGGCTTCGGCATCTGAAATTTTGGCAGGAGCAATGAAGGCTTACGGTAGAGCAGTTATCTTTGGCTCGCCTAGTTCTTACGGAAAGGGAACGGTGCAAACTTTTGTAGATTTGAATAGATTTTTAAACACTTCTGACGATTTTGGAGCATTGAAACTTACCATACAGAAGTTTTATGGTATAGACGGAGCATCTAATCAGCGTAAGGGGATTACTTCGGATATTAGCCTTAAAGACTTCTTCTCTTATGCCGAAATAGGGGAGCGTTATCAGGACTATGCTTTGGCGTGGGATAAAATTGGGACTACAGATTTTAAACCACTTAACCAGCTTAATATCGCGGCTTTAGTTAAACGAAGCCAAGAGAGAATGGCTAATAACAGCACCTATCAGTTGTTACAAGAGTCTGCTCAATGGAAAGAAAGTTTGGATAAAGAGAAATCTATTACCATCAATCAATCTAAGTTTAGTGATTTGATGAAGAAAAGAAAGCAGGAAATCGAGCGTTTTAAAGCATTGGATAAGTATAATAATGGACTGAAATTTACCCTCCATAAAGAAGAACTAATGAGAGGGAAAAAAGATACCGCTTTTGCTCATAAGAGTAATGCGTGGCTCAAAGGTTTAAAGAAAGACCTCTTTTTGCAAGAGGGAGTTAATGTCGTTTTGGATATAAAATAAATTTTTTGAGGATAATTGCTATGGGGGAGTATTATATCATTTTACTCCCCTATGCTTTTATAAAAATATAAAATATGAGAGAAAATGTCAATCAAATTACAGACGATGTAAATCTTACACTCAAACAAATTTTAGAATACGAGATTTTTTCTTTAGGAAAGTACAGTTTAAGCGTTTACGAAATTGCGGCAGCAGTTATCGTGATACTTATCGGGATTCTGATAGTTAAAGTTACCCGTAAGGTGATTTATAGGTCGGATAGGTTAGATTTGGGTAAGAAATTTGCGTTTTCGCAGATATTGCAGTATGCGATTTTTATCATTACATTTTTTATTGCGATGAAGGCTTTAGGCATCAATATTTCTCCTTTGCTGGTAGGTTCTGGGGCGATATTGGTGGGGATAGGTTTGGGGCTTCAGAATTTGTTTTTGGATTTTATTTCTGGGGTCATTATACTAGTGGACAGGACGATAAAGGTGGGAGATGTAATAGATATAGATGGTATTGTAGGGCGAGTGGACCAAATACATATGAGAACGACCTCCATTATTACAAGAGATAATAAGAGTATGATTTTTCCTAACTCGGTGCTTACCAAAGAAAAGCTAATTAATTTTTCGCACACAGATGAGATGGTTCGTTTTGATATAGAGGTGGGGGTGCATTACGATACGGATATAGACCTTGCAACCCGTATTCTTATGGAAGCAGCTATGGAAAACGATTTTGTTTTCAAAAATGAGTTATATCAACCCGTAGTTCGGTTAGAAAACTTTGGGGACAGCTCATTGGATTTAAAATTATTCTACTTTTCTAAAGAGTTGTTCAGAGCTCCACAAACCAAAAACGAAATCAGAAGGCTTATTTTAGCCAAGTTTAGAGAGAACGGTATTGTCATTCCTTATCCTATTAGGACAGTGGAGTTTCCTTAATATATTATGAAATGTAAAATTTTTCTCCAAAATTTGCACAGTGTATAGAATGTTATAATTTTGTGTCGTGTATTCTGTTTGGTTACCAACGATAT
The genomic region above belongs to Riemerella anatipestifer and contains:
- a CDS encoding Gfo/Idh/MocA family protein, yielding MINIAILGLGFMGKKYLTAIEGIDEAQVSAIIDDSATENIENIPYFKSLDDFLCSEIKMDLVVISTPNYLHFSQAKILLEHGYHILIEKPFCLKGSEMETLIKIAQEKQLKIFFSTPNRFSPALAWLKKIQSENILGQPYLVQVNCFWNRDQRYYTPQSWKGRKELDGGTLYTQFFHFLDLILFTFGKAELLSSYMDTFRHCSLVEIEDTGVLTLKLATGGLVNLNFTTAVWDKNMETSMSIIAENGSVKISGQYFDEVSICNLKNYKFSLNEIVDNECSNLQLNLKCALKKLSDTECDLEEMLYHQNLISLVEDIYRNSK
- a CDS encoding SufE family protein — encoded protein: MTIKEKQQELIEELAFLDDWEQKYEYIIDLGKELKGLSEDKKQEENLIKGCQSKVWLDASFRDGKVSFEADSDGILPKGIIAMLLSVYNEHSPQEILDSDFEFISEIGLQEFLSPSRANGLASMIKQIKFYALAFQAKV
- a CDS encoding glycosyltransferase family 9 protein; its protein translation is MTILAYRFSAFGDVAMIVPVLREFLEQNPQVEVIMVSRKNFADLFNGIERLKFHGANLEEYKGFWGLKKLHRELLSIYKIDVVADLHDVIRSKILNRFFRLKGTPVFKIDKGKEQKKKLTDVWNLDKRQLKLTTERYADVFRAIGFEVKLSHQYQVQVVDKRGVGFAPFAQHQGKMLPLEKSFELAKMIAKQKPLFLFGGGAKEVEILSQWEKEIPNTKSVAGQLSLKEELEKIAGLEVMISMDSANMHLASLVGTRCISVWAATHPFAGFLGYGQKEEDVVQVKDLTCRPCSIFGDKACYRGDWACLEEIDVQKIIDKI
- a CDS encoding glycosyltransferase family 2 protein, with product MISICIPIYNTEVTTLVTALKSEIKENYLNAEIVLIDDASDERYRELNKPLETVVDTMVWLPKNMGRARIRNLFLKYAKGKYLLFLDGDGKVVSNQFIRNYQKFIAEKKDAKVVYGGRCIQKEEPSVERYLRWKFANERENLPLFQREKNRYLSFQTNNFLIEIDTFSQCLFDEQLTGYGYEDLVFAKDLKDKGVDVFHIDNPILNIDLETNDVYLKKVEDSINNLCLLLKKSPKKVEDIKLIKAYHVVKKLKLNSILSRLFSSLGKEFLREKLLNGKASLRYLDVYKLGLLLEKINPSV
- the surE gene encoding 5'/3'-nucleotidase SurE yields the protein MKKPLILVTNDDGITAPGIRNLVSFMNEIGDVVVVAPNSPQSGKGHAITINSTLTYEEISMEGPQKDYALSGTPVDCVKFALDKILTRKPDIVVSGINHGANSSINVIYSGTMSAAVEAGVEGLPAIGFSLLDFSWEADFSQAKEFIQTIVRKSLENPMPKGMVLNVNIPNLKKEDIKGIKVCKQAHAKWEESFDERVNPHGKKYYWLTGYFNNMDTNKDADENALAEGYISVVPVKFDLTAYEHLEHLKEILNS
- a CDS encoding carboxy terminal-processing peptidase, which codes for MFKKIKINTLLLFVPLTTLIFCFNSPKNDDEKMQTIMMSVRNTLSYLHYSPKPINDAYSQDVYNKYFEKIDPFKRYFLKSDMQEFEKHKTKLDDYLNQGDLTFYKLTTDRLYQRMEELDGITQEIFSKPIDLNEDEVLVLEPKDKESPVDKADLTKEWKRYIKYNILQEMEVMSNREERRKKLKDSLIANKLKDTVTLKILSPEEKKIKATEEIKDLMSNMFKRFQKRKKMDWFSVYMNAYTEVFDPHTNYYSPKDKEDFDMQFKGSFIGIGAVIQEKKGGIFLGALTVGAPAWKSKQLTEGDKLIKVKPSPKEEAISVNGMLVDEVVRYIRGKKDTPVTLTVIKKDGTIKDVTLIRDEVQIEDTFARSLVINTAKGEKIGYIYLPSFNADFGDAKGRNASDDVKAEITKLKKEGVARLILDLRNNGGGSLSEVVDMMGLFMNNGPVVQIKDGNGKTEVYKNKTNAPVWDGPLLIMQNELSASASEILAGAMKAYGRAVIFGSPSSYGKGTVQTFVDLNRFLNTSDDFGALKLTIQKFYGIDGASNQRKGITSDISLKDFFSYAEIGERYQDYALAWDKIGTTDFKPLNQLNIAALVKRSQERMANNSTYQLLQESAQWKESLDKEKSITINQSKFSDLMKKRKQEIERFKALDKYNNGLKFTLHKEELMRGKKDTAFAHKSNAWLKGLKKDLFLQEGVNVVLDIK
- a CDS encoding mechanosensitive ion channel family protein — encoded protein: MRENVNQITDDVNLTLKQILEYEIFSLGKYSLSVYEIAAAVIVILIGILIVKVTRKVIYRSDRLDLGKKFAFSQILQYAIFIITFFIAMKALGINISPLLVGSGAILVGIGLGLQNLFLDFISGVIILVDRTIKVGDVIDIDGIVGRVDQIHMRTTSIITRDNKSMIFPNSVLTKEKLINFSHTDEMVRFDIEVGVHYDTDIDLATRILMEAAMENDFVFKNELYQPVVRLENFGDSSLDLKLFYFSKELFRAPQTKNEIRRLILAKFRENGIVIPYPIRTVEFP